The genomic DNA AGTCCATGGACCATCAGGCTCCTTGCCGGGAATTTGATGTCGATCGCTCCAAGTACGGATCCCCTTGCTCCGCGGGTATGACAGTCGCGGCATTTTCCATCCTCCTTTAGCGGGTAGAGGAAACGGAGAATATCCCCTTCTTCAGTCATTTCCATTTCGGTCCCTTCCCGGAGCATTTTCAATATTGCCGGGTCGCTCTCCCGCGCGGCTCTCTCACCGGGTAGCTCCCCGTACTGCGAGATCACCGAATCGCCGCGAAAAAGAGCAATCGACATCTTGAGTTCGTTCTTGTTCAGCCTCTCCACCATCTCCCTCACGGTCTTGCTCTCCCATCCCCTGATAAGGACAGTGTGGAGGCTTTCATATACAAGGTCGGCGGATTGTTGCGCGTCTTCCCTCACAAGGGTTGACAGCTGTCTCTCCTTTTCATCGGCCTTGCTCAGTACCCTCTGCCTTTTTTTGGCCTGTTCCACGGCGGTCTGCATCGATTTCGGCTTTACCAGCGGTTTTAACCGCTCTTTCATGGACGGAATTTTCGCTTTTACGGGGAAAGTTATCTCTATCACCCCGTTTATGTCCCCCGATTTTCCGTTCGTATGGCACTCAAGGCATGACTCCTCGGCGATTACCGGGTATATGAAACGCACGTCGTTCTCCCCCTGTGAGGTGAGGAGTTCTTTACCTTCCCTCAGGGCAGTCATGATATCTTTCTCCTTCTCTCTCGCCTCCCGTTCCCCTGCGGTCTCGCCAAACAGCTCAATTACGGGGTAGCCGCGGAAGATCCGTACAGTCATGTCCGGGTTTGTCTTTTTAAAATTCTTCAGCATCTGGGACAATTTCTCCCTGTCCCACCCCTTTTGCATAACTGAATAGAGCGACTGGAAAACAAGGGCGGAGGAGTTTCGCGCGCTGTTCGCGATCATTTCCAGAAAGCTTACAGGCTCCCCCTCGGCGTGGGGGATGGTAAGGAAATGGCAGTCTATGCACGGAACGTTTGCGTGCTTCCCTTCGGCCTTTTCGAGCCGTTCCTTGTGGCAAACAACGCACTCGTCGTCGCTGTAATAGACCGGTTCCGGCGCCATCTCCTCCAGAAGAGAATCGCCCCTGTATGGCCCGTACTGACCGAAAGAGTGCGGAACAAGAAAAGGCCTTGCGATAAGCCCGCCGACTATCAATATTCCAAGTATGATGAATGCCCGGTTGATATGCCTGTATGGGTTCATATGTTTGTATCCCGGCGACAGGTTTTCCGTGACGATATTCTGAAAGGCAAGAGTCCGCTTTTCCCCATCGAATAACCCAGCCATCCCTGAAAAGAGAATGAAATTATTTATGCTTGTAGAAATTATATCAGAGTTTCAAAGGGAATGTCATTGAAGAAACACGAAGTTATTCAGATTTTTGCCTACTGATTTAGTTATTTATAACAATTTTTAATAAGCCAAAAAAAAATATTATGGGACTCAGGTAACCGATAGTAGTAGTAATCGCATCTATAAAATGTTATAAATATGACATACAGTTGAAGTGGTTCAACTGTATATCCTGTGAATTCACAGATGGTATTTTTACCATCTGAGGAGTGGATGCACATGGTCGCAATATTTTGCTGCTGTTGCCCCGATAGGGACAGTCGGCCCTTTTCCTCTTCAAATCTCCGGTCGAATCCCTTTTCTATCTCCTGTTCCGGATTGCGAAGATATCTTTTCGATATCTCGTTTTCAAATCCCAGAAAACATAACGCTTCATCTACGTTTCCGTCAGCAGCGAAAGGGGGGAGCTTTTGACCGATTCAGTCCATTTGATATTCAATATGGGGTAATAATATTTGAGGAGGTATAACTATGAATGTCTATGTTCAGAGATTATTCATGTGTACCATTGTTCTGCTATTTGCGGCTCTGATTCTACCGTCATGCGACATTTTCAAAGAGGACGATAAGCCCACAACCACGACTGCTACGGTAGAGAAAACATATAAGGGCGAGGCTT from Nitrospinota bacterium includes the following:
- a CDS encoding DUF3365 domain-containing protein; the encoded protein is MAGLFDGEKRTLAFQNIVTENLSPGYKHMNPYRHINRAFIILGILIVGGLIARPFLVPHSFGQYGPYRGDSLLEEMAPEPVYYSDDECVVCHKERLEKAEGKHANVPCIDCHFLTIPHAEGEPVSFLEMIANSARNSSALVFQSLYSVMQKGWDREKLSQMLKNFKKTNPDMTVRIFRGYPVIELFGETAGEREAREKEKDIMTALREGKELLTSQGENDVRFIYPVIAEESCLECHTNGKSGDINGVIEITFPVKAKIPSMKERLKPLVKPKSMQTAVEQAKKRQRVLSKADEKERQLSTLVREDAQQSADLVYESLHTVLIRGWESKTVREMVERLNKNELKMSIALFRGDSVISQYGELPGERAARESDPAILKMLREGTEMEMTEEGDILRFLYPLKEDGKCRDCHTRGARGSVLGAIDIKFPARSLMVHGL